One window of Fusarium keratoplasticum isolate Fu6.1 chromosome 2, whole genome shotgun sequence genomic DNA carries:
- a CDS encoding Glyco-transf-28 domain-containing protein — translation MTTQNSSKEPETVVQQSILQQAQAAAANLASPAGQEALLQDIDLVNPEDDTPPPAYGDTYGEISNEKDAPGTSACVTDDGRVNIRINHLNRRLSQIFTPALRQEIAEDDRPPPPPYIPPSLGGEEGVPPPPPLNVVIQVVGSRGDVQPFVALGKVLKDTYGHRVRLATHPTFKDFVQENGLEFFSIGGDPSRLMAFMVKNPGLMPGFRSLLGGEVGQRRKDVAEYIQGCWRSCYQAGDGMDLDDNSEPSGNDPATRPFVADCIIANPPSFAHIHCAEKLGIPLHIMFTMPYSPTQAFPHPLANIQSSNADPQLTNYISYSMIELLSWQALGDIINRFRARCLGLDPVSMIWGPGVLQRLKIPHTYCWSPALIPKPKDWGSHISVSGFYLLNLASNYTPTPELQAFLDAGPPPIYIGFGSIVLDDPNAMTELIFEAVRKTGQRVLLSKGWGGMGADELRIPDNVFMLGNVPHDWLFKQVSCVVHHGGAGTTAAGITAGRPTLVIPFFGDQPFWGAMVARAGAGPNPIPHKQLTADKLADAINFCLKPSSLERARELATKMAAERGTDMGAQSFHQHLEPDRLRCTLAPSRPAAWRIKRTQIRLSAFAACTLANANLLDFRDLKLFRPQEHYTDEGPLEPISGGTMAFAGSVGSMLMGLVDFPSETLKALNMSSGPSRRQTTQTTMNREESLAHVRNTPRSSSSTSNIGSSSMSDGKDHDMLRQTGAHTSKGLGRIVKAIVQGPMDISVSFTKGLHNVPKLLGDDTVRPQEQVSDFKSGARAAGREFGLGWYDGVTGLFTQPWRGAQKEGVSGFFKGIGRGVGGFVAKPCAGVFGIPGYVMKGVHKEVQKLFGSNVQSYIIASRTAQGYDEWMKSSDAEKEDVIVRWKLIQKYLKKKLDPEMVRDLLEA, via the coding sequence ATGACCACCCAAAATTCTTCAAAAGAACCGGAGACAGTGGTGCAACAATCCATTCTTCAGCAAGCACaagctgccgctgccaatCTCGCAAGTCCCGCAGGACAGGAAGCTCTTCTGCAAGACATTGATCTTGTCAACCCTGAAGACGACACCCCCCCTCCTGCTTACGGTGACACCTATGGCGAGATCAGCAACGAAAAAGACGCCCCGGGCACCAGCGCCTGCGTGACCGATGACGGCCGTGTCAACATCCGCATCAATCATCTCAACAGGCGTCTGTCCCAAATCTTTACTCCCGCCCTCCGTCAGGAGATTGCTGAAGATGATCGcccacctcctcccccgtACATCCCTCCATCCTTAGGAGGTGAAGAGGGAGTTCCTCCGCCCCCACCCCTGAACGTCGTCATCCAAGTCGTGGGCTCACGCGGAGACGTGCAACCTTTTGTTGCCTTGGGAAAGGTTTTAAAAGACACCTACGGCCATCGAGTACGTCTGGCGACTCATCCCACCTTCAAGGACTTTGTGCAGGAGAATGGCCTGGAATTCTTCAGCATAGGGGGCGACCCCTCCAGACTGATGGCCTTTATGGTCAAGAACCCTGGCCTGATGCCGGGCTTCCGCAGTCTTCTAGGCGGAGAGGTAGGGCAGCGAAGGAAAGATGTTGCAGAGTACATTCAAGGCTGCTGGCGATCATGTTACCAAGCTGGAGACGGAATGGATCTTGATGACAATTCTGAGCCCTCCGGAAACGATCCTGCAACCAGACCTTTTGTCGCCGactgcatcatcgccaaccctCCAAGCTTTGCTCATATCCATTGCGCAGAGAAGCTAGGCATTCCTCTCCACATCATGTTCACCATGCCATATTCTCCCACCCAGGCCTTTCCCCATCCACTCGCCAACATCCAGTCCTCCAACGCCGACCCTCAACTCACAAATTACATAAGTTATTCAATGATCGAACTCCTCTCATGGCAAGCTCTAGGCGACATTATCAACCGGTTTCGTGCGAGGTGTCTCGGCTTGGATCCCGTTAGTATGATCTGGGGCCCTGGGGTGCTTCAGCGCCTTAAGATCCCTCACACATACTGCTGGTCTCCGGCTCTGATACCTAAGCCGAAAGACTGGGGCTCTCACATATCAGTATCCGGGTTTTATCTTCTCAACTTGGCCTCAAACTACACTCCTACCCCTGAGCTCCAGGCATTTCTCGACGCCGGTCCACCCCCTATCTACATTGGATTTGGGAGCATCGTTCTCGACGATCCTAATGCCATGACGGAGCTAATTTTCGAAGCCGTCAGGAAGACTGGCCAACGAGTCCTCCTTTCCAAAGGCTGGGGAGGCATGGGCGCGGACGAGCTTCGTATCCCCGACAACGTCTTCATGTTAGGGAATGTGCCCCATGATTGGCTCTTCAAGCAAGTCTCATGCGTCGTTCACCATGGAGGTGCAGGAACCACAGCGGCAGGCATAACCGCTGGCCGACCGACTCTCGTCATTCCCTTCTTCGGAGACCAACCTTTCTGGGGCGCCATGGTCGCTCGAGCAGGCGCCGGCCCCAACCCAATCCCCCATAAACAACTCACAGCGGATAAACTAGCCGACGCCATCAATTTCTGCCTGAAACCTTCAAGCCTAGAACGCGCCAGAGAGCTCGCAACTAAGATGGCAGCAGAGAGAGGCACCGACATGGGGGCCCAGTCATtccatcaacatctcgaGCCCGACCGACTCCGTTGCACTCTCGCACCATCCCGACCAGCCGCATGGCGCATCAAACGCACGCAAATCAGGTTGAGCGCTTTTGCAGCTTGTACTCTGGCGAATGCAAACCTTTTGGATTTCCGTGACTTGAAGCTCTTTAGACCACAAGAACATTACACTGACGAGGGTCCTTTGGAGCCAATATCCGGAGGTACCATGGCATTTGCGGGGTCGGTCGGTAGCATGTTGATGGGGCTGGTCGATTTTCCTTCAGAGACGCTGAAGGCCTTGAACATGTCGTCTGGGCCCAGTCGAAGGCAGACCACACAAACGACGATGAACAGGGAGGAGTCTCTTGCCCATGTTCGAAACACTCCCCGATCGTCATCTTCCACTTCCAACATTGGCTCAAGCTCCATGTCGGATGGCAAGGACCATGACATGCTACGCCAGACTGGCGCACATACAAGCAAAGGCCTCGGGCGTATCGTAAAGGCAATCGTACAAGGACCCATGGATATATCAGTGAGTTTCACCAAAGGACTTCACAACGTCCCTAAGCTCCTAGGAGACGACACAGTGCGCCCTCAAGAGCAAGTCAGCGACTTCAAATCAGGCGCCAGAGCAGCAGGGAGAGAGTTTGGCCTCGGCTGGTACGACGGTGTCACCGGCTTGTTCACTCAACCCTGGAGAGGCGCCCAGAAAGAGGGTGTCAGCGGTTTTTTCAAAGGCATCGGCAGAGGGGTTGGAGGGTTCGTAGCCAAGCCATGTGCAGGTGTTTTTGGTATCCCTGGTTATGTGATGAAGGGGGTACACAAAGAAGTACAGAAGTTGTTTGGCAGCAATGTCCAGAGCTACATCATTGCCTCCAGGACGGCTCAGGGATACGATGAGTGGATGAAGAGCTCTGAtgcagagaaggaggatgtcATTGTTCGGTGGAAGCTGATTCAGAAGTATCTAAAAAAGAAACTAGACCCTGAGATGGTGCGGGATCTCCTAGAAGCATAG
- a CDS encoding HET domain-containing protein → MNNFVFASDHTSLDWRLRHVEALASVVTDLLDELESSIRTIINSKRTGQAETYTASELDAEAETLEDIQAQLFDICRAIHRSGILSRLSKLAHYQDILHIDGKEINLTRAFRKGIGEYVDARYRKASEAVRLRLADSISLRRQNFLYLRDREAKARGEADREMDSETEQGPVITSRNEDVKDQGPTMQNSPGSGTSRIDQGHAAKRHAPSSIFSASTVVPRRAMKPASVRSSSTFSASSHLGISKMIPPPLPRTGSGYIKCPHCFLICREEELRNESGKRHFLRDLMPYVCLLEDCNTPDMLFDSFKRWSDHMISQHPITTWICANRTHRQTYRFETSGACEDHMMAQHTHEFDRSDLSEIVEASKVSQPRTDPLTRCPICADDFDADSKPADDILRHVAEHLVELAFCSLPADEEEGGESEKESDPSLLSFSFERASVPQTSIADEPISGEYYDIDAEALSPDIDTFYHITDTMIDHWEGYWEDKPLPTYDLPNDPALLSLDHGQIFAEDERTLGEAHNQSGKSARPRQVTVVQKKATFVDGSYHEDLEPQTPKLKLFVDRATNIYSYDTCPLPKDHLRLLFLKPSQDRSDLIIVELQAWPIAKLIVRPDDFQFTALSYNWGVGKEDKEIFVDMTPDSLPPVKLRMDDLSAAWKRRMKPIWVKPNLHAFLKEFRHPTKEVALWVDRVCINQANNEEKADQVSKMGIIYSTAANVAIWLGTADEEGSSDRAMDFIGSILKQDVEQKLKDENAQDEDARKWSDLLSLMRRRWFSRRWVIQELALAKNAEVRCGSKRVHWRDFSDAVSIFELHVDIILKIIKRRPDLEESLEGIKGMTPFGARILVDVLSNMFQRASNGAILSPRHGLESLISSLSTFETSDPRDTIYALLNLAKETFNLPSEDEVRKERRRRRNEANPPPFPDYSKNLLDVYTNFMKWCIKESRSLDILCRHWALPEVNRKPDKFYPELVELPSWITTIRKSAYGSQYEGFGGRKTGDSFVGSPENRCYNASLNLLPDIQWGRDQGAPLTKSPNTELPRTAASRRLALPSGKTVPRRPRPQQDLSRVLTIKGFYLGQVSERHVMPEGIITKEVLETLGHDSTPSRLERVPDALWRTLVADRGPDGKAPPAWYHRACMTCLVSDTSTGNIDTNQILQQEDITKMQADYLKRVQAVCWNRTFIECGDGDDGNKLFGIAPMDVKAGDLVCILYGCSVPCVLRQTLYGSGSDSKAGSSDERGSKDPSYFYQLIGEAFILGQMDGEAIVDFSEEDLRSASDDFHLV, encoded by the exons ATGAACAATTTCGTGTTCGCCAGCGACCACACGTCTCTGGATTGGCGGTTACGCCACGTGGAGGCCCTGGCCAGCGTGGTCACGGACCTCCTAGACGAGCTTGAATCTTCTATTCGGA CGATTATCAACTCGAAACGAACCGGGCAAGCCGAGACATACACCGCAAGCGAACTTGATGCCGAGGCTGAAACTCTTGAAGACATTCAGGCACAGCTGTTTGATATTTGTCGCGCCATTCATCGCTCCGGAATTCTCAGCAGGCTTTCAAAACTCGCACACTACCAGGACATTCTCCACATTGACGGCAAGGAGATCAACCTCACCCGGGCGTTTCGAAAAGGTATCGGGGAATATGTGGACGCGCGCTACCGCAAAGCGAGCGAGGCGGTACGACTGCGCCTTGCCGACTCGATTAGTCTTCGGCGACAGAACTTCCTATATCTTCGAGACCGAGAGGCCAAGGCTAGGGGAGAAGCGGATCGAGAGATGGATAGTGAAACAGAACAAGGGCCAGTGATTACATCGCGAAATGAAGATGTCAAAGATCAGGGGCCAACGATGCAAAACTCTCCTGGCTCAGGGACTAGTCGCATTGATCAGGGCCATGCTGCCAAGCGGCACGCACCCTCATCCATCTTCAGCGCATCAACAGTAGTTCCCCGAAGGGCGATGAAACCAGCCAGCGTTCGGTCCTCTTCGACATTTTCTGCGAGCAGTCATCTTGGCATCAGCAAAATGATTCCTccgccgctgccaagaacTGGCTCTGGGTACATCAAGTGCCCCCATTGTTTCCTCATATGCCGGGAAGAGGAACTGAGGAATGAATCCGGGAA GCGACACTTTCTCCGGGACCTCATGCCCTACGTATGCCTTCTGGAAGATTGCAACACTCCGGATATGTTATTCGACTCTTTTAAACGCTGGTCGGATCATATGATTTCTCAACACCCTATCACGACCTGGATATGCGCCAACAGAACGCACCGTCAAACGTACCGATTCGAGACTTCTGGAGCCTGTGAAGACCACATGATGGCTCAGCATACGCATGAGTTTGACAGGTCGGACCTATCGGAAATTGTCGAAGCGTCAAAGGTCTCGCAGCCTAGGACCGACCCCTTGACCCGGTGCCCAATTTGTGCGGATGATTTTGATGCCGACTCCAAGCCCGCAGATGATATTCTGAGACATGTGGCCGAGCATTTGGTTGAATTGGCGTTCTGTTCGCTTCcagccgatgaagaagagggtggcGAGTCCGAAAAAGAATCCGACCCCAGTTTGTTGAGCTTTAGCTTCGAGCGGGCCAGCGTGCCTCAGACAAGCATCGCCGATGAACCTATTAGTGGAGAATATTACGACATAGATGCCGAGGCATTATCGCCGGACATTGATACCTTTTATCACATTACAGATACTATGATCGACCACTGGGAAGGCTATTGGGAAGATAAGCCGCTCCCAACTTATGACCTCCCGAATGACCCTGCGCTCCTATCACTGGACCATGGTCAAATCTTCGCTGAAGACGAGAGGACTTTGGGTGAAGCACACAATCAATCGG GAAAATCGGCACGCCCGAGGCAGGTCACCGTAGTTCAGAAAAAAGCCACGTTTGTTGACGGCTCCTACCACGAGGACTTAGAACCACAGACACCTAAGCTCAAGCTATTTGTGGATAGAGCGACCAATATCTACAGCTACGATACTTGCCCCTTGCCAAAAGATCATCTACGACTTCTCTTCCTGAAGCCCAGCCAAGACCGAAGCGACCTCATCATTGTCGAGCTTCAAGCATGGCCCATCGCAAAGCTTATAGTAAGACCAGATGACTTTCAGTTCACGGCCCTTTCCTACAATTGGGGAGTTGGGAAGGAAGACAAGGAAATCTTCGTGGATATGACCCCCGACAGCTTGCCGCCGGTGAAGTTGAGAATGGACGACTTGTCAGCAGCTTGGAAGCGCCGCATGAAGCCAATCTGGGTGAAACCCAACTTACACGCGTTCCTCAAAGAATTTCGGCACCCCACGAAGGAGGTCGCTCTCTGGGTTGATAGGGTCTGTATCAACCAGGCCAACAATGAGGAGAAGGCAGACCAGGTATCCAAGATGGGTATCATATACTCTACTGCAGCCAACGTCGCGATTTGGTTAGGCAcagcagatgaggaggggaGTTCCGACCGAGCAATGGACTTCATTGGCTCCATATTGAAACAGGATGTGGAGCAGAAGCTCAAAGACGAGAACGCGCAGGATGAAGACGCCAGGAAGTGGTCAGACCTACTATCACTCATGCGGCGCCGGTGGTTCTCACGTCGCTGGGTCATCCAGGAGCTTGCCCTGGCAAAGAACGCCGAGGTCCGCTGCGGCTCCAAGAGGGTTCACTGGCGCGACTTTTCTGATGCCGTCAGCATTTTTGAGCTTCACGTTGACATCattctcaagatcatcaagcgAAGACCTGATTTGGAAGAGTCCCTCGAGGGGATCAAGGGCATGACGCCTTTTGGTGCTCGAATTCTCGTCGATGTCCTATCCAACATGTTCCAGCGAGCCTCTAATGGAGCCATCCTCAGCCCACGACATGGCCTTGAaagcctcatctcatctctgtCTACGTTTGAGACCTCGGATCCCCGGGACACCATCTACGCCCTACTGAACCTTGCCAAGGAGACATTCAACCTACCTTCAGAGGATGAAGTCCGGAAGGAGAGGAGGCGGAGAAGGAACGAAGCAAACCCTCCTCCATTCCCTGACTACTCTAAGAACTTGCTCGATGTCTACACAAACTTTATGAAATGGTGTATCAAGGAAAGCCGTTCACTGGATATTCTATGTCGCCACTGGGCTCTCCCTGAAGTCAACAGGAAGCCAGATAAATTCTACCCCGAGTTGGTAGAATTACCATCATGGATCACAACAATCCGTAAGTCAGCCTATGGTTCTCAGTATGAGGGGTTTGGTGGCCGAAAAACGGGAGACAGTTTTGTCGGCTCACCAGAGAATCGATGTTACAATGCATCGCTGAATCTCCTCCCTGATATCCAATGGGGAAGAGATCAGGGAGCGCCACTAACGAAGTCACCAAACACTGAGCTTCCCAGAACAGCTGCATCTCGACGACTTGCGTTGCCCTCGGGGAAGACCGTCCCCCGCAGGCCGCGACCTCAACAAGACCTGAGCCGTGTACTAACCATCAAGGGGTTTTATCTCGGACAGGTTTCCGAGCGACACGTGATGCCTGAAGGAATTATTACAAAAGAGGTTTTGGAGACGCTGGGCCATGACTCTACTCCAAGCCGGTTGGAAAGAGTGCCGGATGCTCTGTGGCGAACGTTGGTTGCGGACCGTGGCCCGGACGGTAAAGCACCACCGGCATGGTATCACAGGGCATGCATGACATGCCTGGTATCCGATACCAGTACGGGAAACATTGACACGAATCAGATCCTTCAGCAGGAAGACATAACAAAGATGCAGGCAGACTACCTGAAGCGGGTCCAGGCAGTGTGCTGGAACAGGACGTTCATCGAATGTGGtgacggtgatgatggtAACAAGCTTTTTGGAATCGCCCCGATGGACGTCAAGGCAGGCGACTTGGTTTGTATTCTCTACGGGTGCTCGGTTCCATGTGTCCTAAGACAAACCCTGTATGGAAGTGGGAGCGACTCCAAAGCGGGTAGCTCTGACGAGCGTGGCTCCAAAGACCCCAGCTACTTCTATCAGCTGATTGGAGAAGCATTCATTCTTGGACAGATGGATGGGGAGGCTATCGTGGACTTTTCAGAGGAGGACCTGAGAAGTGCGAGTGACGATTTTCACTTGGTTTAG